The Hymenobacter sp. GOD-10R genome includes a window with the following:
- a CDS encoding GNAT family N-acetyltransferase — protein sequence MIQRVDSKVDADTTIYLFSHGSTGVEGILRIDIDGYIMSLFVQEEARGKGIGTELMQTAFAVLREIGKSTVGLSVHHDNHRARALYERLGFLPYMPGHDGYTQFVKVL from the coding sequence ATGATTCAGCGAGTTGATTCAAAAGTAGATGCAGACACTACGATCTACTTGTTTTCGCACGGCTCCACTGGTGTAGAAGGCATTCTACGCATTGACATAGATGGCTATATCATGTCCCTGTTTGTGCAAGAAGAGGCAAGAGGCAAGGGTATTGGTACTGAACTGATGCAAACAGCCTTCGCCGTGTTGCGAGAGATAGGCAAGAGTACGGTCGGCTTGTCTGTTCACCACGACAACCACCGGGCTAGAGCACTATATGAGCGGCTGGGTTTTCTGCCTTACATGCCGGGGCATGATGGCTACACTCAATTTGTGAAGGTGTTATGA